CGCCGGGCTGCCGGGTGAGCGGCCAGAAGGTGCGGCCGTGCCGCACGACCGGCTTGCCGTGGACGCGCGGATCCTCCGTGCGCGGCTCGCCCACCAGTTCGTCGAGCGGCACCTGGTGCGCCCGCGCGATCGGCAGCAGCAGCTCAAGACTGGGTTTGCGCAGCCCCGACTCCAGCCGGGACAGCGTGCTCACCGAGATGCCGGTCGCCGCCGACAGGCCGGCGAGCGTGGCGCCCCGCTCCTTGCGGATGCGGCGCAGCCGGGGACCGACCTCCGCGAGCACACCGTCCGTGTCGTCCGTGTCGTCCGTCATGACGCCATTGCAGTTTCGGCAAACATATTTGTCAATCCCGCACCGTGCGGCGACCGTCGGGCGTGGAGGTGGTCACCCATGACCGAGTCACCCACGACCGAGCAGTACGAAGTGATCGTCATCGGCGGCGGTGCGGCGGGGCTCTCCGCCGCGCTGGTGCTGGGCCGGGCCCGGCGCCGCACCCTGGTCGTCGACGCGGGCGAGCCCCGCAACGCGCCCGCCGCCCATATGCACGGCTATCTGACCCGGGACGGCATGCCGCCCGCCGACTTCCTGGCGACCGGCCGGGAGGAGATCGCCCGGTACGGCGTCGAGCTGGTCCGGGACCGGGCCGTGGACGTCGCCCCCGGCTTCACCGTCTCGCTCGCCGGCGGCCGGACCGTACGGGCCCGCCGCCTCGTCGTGGCCACCGGCCTGAAGGACGAGCCGCCGGAGGTCCCCGGGGTCGCCGAGCGGTTCGGCCGCGATGTGCTGCACTGCCCGTACTGCCACGGCTGGGAGGTGCGCGAGAGGGCCTTCGGTGTGCTCGCCACCACCCCGATGAGCGTGCACCAGGCGCTGATGGTGTCCCAGTGGTCGAAGGACGTGACGTTCTTCCTGCACACCGTGGATGAGCGGCAGCTGACGGACGACGACCTGCGCAGGCTGGCCGCGGCCGGCGTGAAGGTGGTGCCGGGCGAGGTCGCGGAGCTGGTCGTCGAGGACGACCGGCTGACCGGCGTCCGTCTGGCGGACGGGACGACGCACGCCCGCGAGGTCGTCTTCGTCGCGCCCCGGGCGGTACCGCGGACGGATCTGCTGGAGCGGCTCGGCGCCGAACTGCGCGAGACGCCGTTCGGCGCGTATCCCGTGGTCGACGAGACCGGGCTGACGACTGTGCCCGGCGTCTGGGCGGCCGGCAACGCGATGGGCTTCGCCGAGCAGGTCGTCAACGCGGCGGCGGGCGGCTACCGCGCGGGCGCGACCATCAACGGGGAACTGCTGATGACAGACCTGGACGCGACGCGGTAGAAGGACCGCCGTGTCGAGGTGCGGCCCCGCCGCACGGACGCGGTCGGCAGCCGGACCCGCTCGTCCAGGTGTAACCCGGGCGAGCGCGTTGCACCATGGCAGCATGCTGCTTGCCCGGCTGGCCCATGTGTCCCAGGAGGTCGCCGCCACCTCGGCGCGGTCCCGGAAGATCGCCCTGCTCGCCGAACTCTTCGGGGACGCGGAGGCGGACGACGTACCGATCGTGATCCCGTACCTGGCGGGACGGCTGCCCCAGGGGCGGCTCGGCGTCGGCTGGAAGGTGCTGAGCCGGCCGGTCGCCCCCGCCGCCGAGCCCACCCTGACCGTGCGCGAGGTGGACGCCCTGCTCACCGACCTCGGCAAGGTCGCGGGCCCCGGCTCGCAGGCCGAACGGGGGCGACTGGTCGGCGAGTTGATGGGCGCCGCCACCAAGGAGGAGCAGCGCTTCCTGTTCGGCCTGCTCACCGGCGAGGTACGGCAGGGCGCCCTGGACGCCGTCGCCGTCGAGGGACTGGCGCAGGCGACCGGGGCGCCGCCGGGGGACGTCCGCCGGGCGGTGATGCTGGCGGGCTCCCTGCAGGCCGTGGCGCAGGCCCTGCTCACCGAAGGCACCGCGGCCCTGGACCGCTTCCGCCTCACCGTCGGCCGCCCGGTCCTGCCGATGCTGGCGCACACCGCGTCCTCGGTGACCGAGGCGATCGACAAGCTAGGCGCCTGCGCGGTCGAGGAGAAGCTGGACGGCATCCGCGTCCAGGTCCACCGCGACGGCGACGCCGTACGGGTCTACACCCGCACCCTCGACGACATCACCGA
Above is a genomic segment from Streptomyces sp. SLBN-31 containing:
- a CDS encoding NAD(P)/FAD-dependent oxidoreductase; translation: MTESPTTEQYEVIVIGGGAAGLSAALVLGRARRRTLVVDAGEPRNAPAAHMHGYLTRDGMPPADFLATGREEIARYGVELVRDRAVDVAPGFTVSLAGGRTVRARRLVVATGLKDEPPEVPGVAERFGRDVLHCPYCHGWEVRERAFGVLATTPMSVHQALMVSQWSKDVTFFLHTVDERQLTDDDLRRLAAAGVKVVPGEVAELVVEDDRLTGVRLADGTTHAREVVFVAPRAVPRTDLLERLGAELRETPFGAYPVVDETGLTTVPGVWAAGNAMGFAEQVVNAAAGGYRAGATINGELLMTDLDATR
- a CDS encoding helix-turn-helix domain-containing protein; translated protein: MTDDTDDTDGVLAEVGPRLRRIRKERGATLAGLSAATGISVSTLSRLESGLRKPSLELLLPIARAHQVPLDELVGEPRTEDPRVHGKPVVRHGRTFWPLTRQPGGLQAFKVLVPRSTEEPEPRTHEGYEWMYVLSGRLRVVLGEHDVVLAAGEAAEFDTRVPHWFGSTGEGPVEFLSLFGPQGERMHVRARPKRA